Part of the Phragmites australis chromosome 23, lpPhrAust1.1, whole genome shotgun sequence genome is shown below.
TGAAGCTGCCCCGCACCACGCGGGTCAAGAACAAGACCCCCGCGCCGATCCAGATCACGGCCGAGCAGATCCTCCGCGAGGCCCGGGAGCGGCAGGAGCCTGAGATTCGCCCGCCGAAGCAGAAGATCACCGACTCCAACGAGCTCTCCGAGTACCGCCTCCGCAAGCGGAAGGAATTCGAGGACGTCATCCGCCGCGTGCGATGGAGCGTCTCGGCGTGGGTCAAGTACGCGCGAtgggaggagcagcagcgcgatTTCGCGCGCGCACGGTCCGTCTACGAGCGCGCGCTGGACGTCGCCCATCGGGACCACACGCTCTGGCTCAAGTATGCCGAGTTCGAGATGCGCAACCGGTTTGTCAACCACGCCAGGAACATCTGGGACCGTGCTGTGTCGCTCCTCCCCCGGGTGGACCAGCTCTGGTACAAGTACATCCACATGGAGGAGCTGCTTGGCGCAGTTGCCAATGCGCGCCAGGTGTTTGAGCGCTGGATGGCATGGCGGCCCGACACAGCCGGGTGGAACTCTTACATTAAGTTTGAGCTGCGGTATGGTGAGGTTGAGCGTGCCAGGGCTATCTATGAGCGGTTTGTGGCTGAGCACCCGCGGCCGAACACCTTCATCCGCTACGCTAAGTTTGAGATGAAGCGTGGTGAAGTAGAGCGGGCATGACGAGTGTATGAGCGTGCAGCCGACCTGCTTGCAGATGATGAGGATGCAGAGGTGCTGTTTGTGGCATTTGCAGAATTTGAGGAGAGGAGCCGGGAGGTCGAGCGCGCACGAGCAATATACAAGTATGCGCTGGACAGGGTGCCCAAGGGTCGGGCTGAGGAACTCTACAGGAAGTTTCTGGCATTTGAGAAGCAATTTGGTGACCGTGAGGGGATTGAGGATGCCATTGTGGGCAAGAGGAGATTTCAGTACGAGGACGAGGTGAGGAAGAACCCACTAAATTATGACTCATGGTTTGATTATATCAGGCTGGAGGAGAATGTTGGGAATAAGGAGAGGACCAGGGAGGTGTACGAGAGGGCCATCGCCAATGTGCCCCCTGCAGAGGAGAAGCGATATTGGCAGAGGTACATATACCTCTGGATTAACTATGCGTTATGTGAGGAACTTGATGCACAAGACATAGAACGGACCAGGGAGGTTTACAAGGAATGCCTGAAGTTAATTCCACACAAGAAATTCACGTTCGCAAAGATGTGGCTCATGGCAGGCCAGTTTGAGATAAGGCAGAGAAATCTAAAGGCTGCACAACAGATTCTTGGAAATGCAATTGGAATGGCCCCAAAGAGCAAGATATTTAAGAAATACATTGAGATCGAGCTGTATCTGGGCAACTTTGATCGCTGTAGGACTCTTTATGAGAAGTACATCGAATGGTCCCCAGCAAACTGTTATGCCTGGTGGAAGTATGCTGAATTGGAGAAAAACCTTAGTGAGACTGATCGTGCTTGATCAATATACGAACTTGCTATTGCGCAGCCAGCCCTTGATACGCCAGAGGTTCTGTGGAAGGTATGTGCCCTTCCTGTTGGCCTGTTACCTTATCACATTCCATGGTCTGGAGTGGTGTATAGTAGATTCATATGTTTATTATTGTTCCTAAACAATTGATTGAGTGTAAATGATGTTCTACTAAATAATCTATTAGTGTAGTCTTAGTTACGAAATAATTGGAATCCATTTTCTAGTGAACTATTTATTGCTCATTAGGTGCCTTAGGCACCATTCATTGGatataaatattttgttgtacGTATCCATGAATTGCTAAGTTGTTTGCAAATTTACCTATTCTTTTTTGGCTGAATGCTCGTGGCACTATTCAACCCTGCAGAAACATTCTTTTTGCACACTCGTATTTGTTAGTGTGTCCCTGTATTTTTTTAGTCCCTGTTCTGTATGCTCTTCCCATAAGGAGACGAATAATCACAAATGTGTACAGTTCATTGGGCTGTTTGATCATTGCCCAACATCGTTGTAGACTTGTATCCCAAATTTGACACATCCAACACATCTATCATTTTGTAGTATTGTAGTTGTGTCCAACCGTGTGAGCAGGAAAAGCGTTGGATCTGATCATCTCAATTTTTTAGACATGAAAAGCTTTGTAAGATATTAATTGGCCAAGTTCATTCCTAAGTATCAAATGATGGTGAACTGCACACATCCTAATATTAGTTGCGTGTCAAGATAAAATGGGCACACTACTTTTT
Proteins encoded:
- the LOC133906174 gene encoding uncharacterized protein LOC133906174, encoding MALTTRGGGGGGDPAKAPSATDPSLGFLTKRDTEVKLPRTTRVKNKTPAPIQITAEQILREARERQEPEIRPPKQKITDSNELSEYRLRKRKEFEDVIRRVRWSVSAWVKYARWEEQQRDFARARSVYERALDVAHRDHTLWLKYAEFEMRNRFVNHARNIWDRAVSLLPRVDQLWYKYIHMEELLGAVANARQVFERWMAWRPDTAGWNSYIKFELRYGEVERARAIYERFVAEHPRPNTFIRYAKFEMKRGEVERA
- the LOC133905968 gene encoding uncharacterized protein LOC133905968, whose amino-acid sequence is MSVQPTCLQMMRMQRVPKGRAEELYRKFLAFEKQFGDREGIEDAIVGKRRFQYEDEVRKNPLNYDSWFDYIRLEENVGNKERTREVYERAIANVPPAEEKRYWQRYIYLWINYALCEELDAQDIERTREVYKECLKLIPHKKFTFAKMWLMAGQFEIRQRNLKAAQQILGNAIGMAPKSKIFKKYIEIELYLGNFDRCRTLYEKYIECQPLIRQRFCGRKEYLQFEIDESEFERTRELYERLLDRTKHLKVWISYAEFEASAGLGGEDSESEEKNNEVGYQEQKMERVRKCRAVFERAFDYFRTSAPELKEERAMLLEEWLNKEVSFGDHGDISLVQKKAPRKVKRKRPIPTEDGSTIAYEEYIDYIFPDEVALAPNLKILEAAYKWKKQKTGDDDE